A stretch of Ipomoea triloba cultivar NCNSP0323 chromosome 13, ASM357664v1 DNA encodes these proteins:
- the LOC116002334 gene encoding uncharacterized protein LOC116002334 isoform X1 — protein MMRRQQDQHSRVLYDLSAMVLNILRNPPTPIEFNDDDSPAADETVVPGTSAAVQARIQPILQQITPAGFASFLLGISLALMLCGSVTFFIGFMMMPWVLGLAMVLYFVGVVASLSMLGRTILCHISSSSRKDAHSWKELM, from the exons ATGATGCGGAGGCAGCAGGATCAGCATTCTAGGGTTCTCTACGACCTCTCGGCTATGGTGCTGAACATTCTCCGAAACCCGCCGACGCCGATTGAGTTCAACGACGACGATTCTCCGGCGGCGGATGAGACGGTGGTGCCGGGAACGTCGGCGGCGGTGCAGGCGAGGATTCAGCCGATTCTGCAGCAGATAACGCCTGCCGGATTTGCGTCGTTTCTTTTGGGGATTTCCTTGGCCTTGATGCTGTGTGGATCCGTGACTTTCTTCATTGGATTCATGATGATGCCTTGGGTGCTTGGCCTCGCCATGGTTTTATACTTCGTCGGGGTCGTTGCCAGCTTGTCCATGCTCGGACGCACCATTCTCTGCCATATATCGTCCTCGTCAAGGAAAGACGCTCACT CCTGGAAGGAGCTTATGTGA
- the LOC116002334 gene encoding uncharacterized protein LOC116002334 isoform X2: protein MMRRQQDQHSRVLYDLSAMVLNILRNPPTPIEFNDDDSPAADETVVPGTSAAVQARIQPILQQITPAGFASFLLGISLALMLCGSVTFFIGFMMMPWVLGLAMVLYFVGVVASLSMLGRTILCHISSSSRKDAHYSEVA, encoded by the exons ATGATGCGGAGGCAGCAGGATCAGCATTCTAGGGTTCTCTACGACCTCTCGGCTATGGTGCTGAACATTCTCCGAAACCCGCCGACGCCGATTGAGTTCAACGACGACGATTCTCCGGCGGCGGATGAGACGGTGGTGCCGGGAACGTCGGCGGCGGTGCAGGCGAGGATTCAGCCGATTCTGCAGCAGATAACGCCTGCCGGATTTGCGTCGTTTCTTTTGGGGATTTCCTTGGCCTTGATGCTGTGTGGATCCGTGACTTTCTTCATTGGATTCATGATGATGCCTTGGGTGCTTGGCCTCGCCATGGTTTTATACTTCGTCGGGGTCGTTGCCAGCTTGTCCATGCTCGGACGCACCATTCTCTGCCATATATCGTCCTCGTCAAGGAAAGACGCTCACT ATTCTGAAGTTGCGTAA
- the LOC116001431 gene encoding calmodulin-binding transcription activator 4-like, with the protein MTESGFNYDDLVREAKNRWLKPPEVLSILQNHENLKITHVPPEKPPSGSLFLFNKRVLRFFRKDGHRWRRKKDGRAGGEAHERLKVGNVEALNCYYAHGEQNPKFQRRSYWMLDPAYEHIVFVHYRDISQGRQKALSMPQLSPVSFTINQSPSPYSVQHPSYTAARGGYFEAYSSSGSTEISSFAVTKSNGTNHSSGTVEEDSSPYAHEISEALRRIEEELYMNDGIAPLYNTIENSAHADNIRDDHHNSINQIPEDSNCDLLQRRSGDLTEYRDQFLGHELFLFPFFSSLFPFYADFSCSQIFYSCILSCELFKSKYKGHQLLNIIHCCRKSIRILAYNLVKPVSQFSYFTVSLSGNAYAICFTCESQGRQKALSMPQLSPVSFTINQSPSPYSVQHPSYTAARGGYFEAYSSSGSTEISSFAVTKSNGTNHSSGTVEEDSSPYAHEISEALRRIEEELYMNDGIAPLYNTIENSAHADNIRDDHHNSINQIPEDSNCDLLQRRSGDLTEYRDQFLGHEVNLWNMDDGYGSSVDGKNILLARDAVETPESVSWLNFNGDFRYPTFWPEINTDGSNPDQSPTLFDQDQNGISIAQKQKFRIADLSPNWGYADEATKVIIIGSFLCDPSESEWMCMFGDIEVPVQIIQEGVLCCHAPPHLPDKVTLCITMGNQEPCSEGREFEYRVKSTGTAESCLPETQCTSKNTEELLLLVRFAKMLLSDGSRCSTDSPESGTKFLEKVKASEELWGEMIDTLLVGNSTSSLTVDWLLQELLKDKLQQWLSSKLQGQTNLSDSDCVLSRKEQGVIHMIAGLGFEWGLQPILDAGVTVNFRDINGWTALHWAARFGREKMVAALIASGASAGAVTDATKQDPIGQSPADIAAVCGHKGLAGYLSEVALTTHLSSLTLEKSELAKGAAEVEAERTIGGISETGATTNEEDQLSLNDTLAAARNATQAAARIQAAFRAHSFRKRQQREAEAAAAAVAAAAATGDEYSILSNDIQGLSAASKLAFRNSRDYNSAALAIQKKYRGWKGRKDFLAFRQKVVKIQAHVRGYQVRKEYRVCWATGILEKVVLRWRRRGVGLRGFHLEIDESDGEAILRVFRKQKVDAAIDEAVSRVLSMVESQEARNQYRRILEKYRQAKAKLQSAENDARTSHDSMSNMENDDLYSSFY; encoded by the exons ATGACAGAATCAG GATTTAATTATGATGATTTAGTTCGCGAGGCTAAAAATAGGTGGCTGAAACCTCCTGAAGTGCTCTCCATATTACAGAATCATGAGAACCTCAAGATCACCCATGTGCCCCCTGAAAAGCCTCCAA GTGGCTCTTTGTTTCTCTTCAACAAGAGAGTATTAAGATTTTTCCGTAAAGATGGTCATAGGTGGCGGAGGAAGAAAGATGGGAGAGCTGGGGGAGAAGCACATGAAAGGCTCAAG GTAGGAAATGTTGAAGCTCTCAATTGTTATTATGCACATGGAGAGCAGAATCCTAAATTTCAAAGGCGCAGCTATTGGATGTTGGATCC GGCATATGAGCACATTGTTTTTGTTCACTATAGAGATATAAGTCAG GGAAGACAGAAGGCCCTATCCATGCCGCAGCTTTCTCCAGTGTCTTTTACCATCAATCAGAGTCCCAGCCCATATTCTGTTCAGCATCCAAGCTATACGGCAGCCAGGGGTGGATATTTTGAAGCATACTCTAGTTCTGGATCTACGGAGATTAGTTCTTTTGCTGTCACTAAGAGTAACGGGACAAATCATTCAAGTGGCACAGTAGAGGAGGATAGTAGCCCATATGCGCATGAAATAAGTGAAGCATTGAGAAGGATTGAGGAGGAGTTATACATGAATGATGGCATTGCGCCACTGTACAACACCATAGAGAACTCAGCTCATGCTGACAATATCCGAGATGATCATCATAACTCAATTAATCAGATTCCAGAAGATTCAAACTGTGATCTGTTGCAGCGACGTTCag GTGACCTAACTGAATACCGTGATCAATTTCTGGGGCACGAA ttatttctttttccttttttctcttctctttttcCATTTTATGCTGATTTCAGTTGCTCTCAAATTTTCTATAGCTGCATTTTATCATGTGAActttttaaatctaaatataaAGGACATCAGCTGCTAAATATCATTCATTGTTGTAGGAAGTCAATTCGTATTCTTGCATACAATCTAGTTAAACCTGTCTcccaattttcatattttacaGTTTCCTTGAGTGGCAATGCTTATGCCATCTGTTTTACTTGTGAATCACAGGGAAGACAGAAGGCCCTATCCATGCCGCAGCTTTCTCCAGTGTCTTTTACCATCAATCAGAGTCCCAGCCCATATTCTGTTCAGCATCCAAGCTATACGGCAGCCAGGGGTGGATATTTTGAAGCATACTCTAGTTCTGGATCTACGGAGATTAGTTCTTTTGCTGTCACTAAGAGTAACGGGACAAATCATTCAAGTGGCACAGTAGAGGAGGATAGTAGCCCATATGCGCATGAAATAAGTGAAGCATTGAGAAGGATTGAGGAGGAGTTATACATGAATGATGGCATTGCGCCACTGTACAACACCATAGAGAACTCAGCTCATGCTGACAATATCCGAGATGATCATCATAACTCAATTAATCAGATTCCAGAAGATTCAAACTGTGATCTGTTGCAGCGACGTTCag GTGACCTAACTGAATACCGTGATCAATTTCTGGGGCACGAAGTTAACTTATGGAACATGGACGATGGATATGGGAGTTCTGTGGATGGGAAG AACATCCTGCTTGCAAGGGATGCAGTGGAAACACCGGAAAGCGTTTCATGGCTTAATTTTAATGGAGATTTCAGATATCCTACATTTTGGCCGGAAATAAATACTGATGGAAGTAATCCTGACCAATCTCCTACATTATTTGACCAAGATCAGAATGGAATTTCTATTGCTCAAAAGCAGAAGTTCAGAATTGCGGATTTATCTCCTAACTGGGGATATGCTGACGAGGCTACAAAG GTTATCATTATCGGATCTTTTCTTTGTGATCCATCAGAGAGTGAATGGATGTGTATGTTTGGAGACATCGAAGTTCCTGTCCAGATCATTCAAGAAGGTGTCCTCTGTTGTCATGCTCCTCCACACTTGCCCGATAAAGTCACTCTGTGCATTACCATGGGTAACCAGGAACCATGCAGTGAGGGCAGGGAGTTCGAATACAGGGTCAAGTCCACTGGTACTGCTGAGAGCTGTCTGCCTGAAACACAATGCACTAGTAAGAATACTGAAGAACTATTGTTGCTCGTCAGATTTGCAAAGATGCTTCTCTCTGACGGGTCAAGGTGTAGTACAGATAGTCCTGAATCAGGAACTAAATTTTTGGAAAAAGTCAAAGCAAGTGAAGAATTATGGGGTGAAATGATTGACACTCTTTTAGTGGGGAATTCAACATCAAGTCTCACAGTTGATTGGCTTCTTCAGGAACTTTTGAAAGACAAGTTGCAGCAGTGGCTTTCTTCTAAATTGCAAGGACAAACTAATCTCTCAGACTCAGACTGTGTCTTGTCCAGGAAAGAACAAGGGGTAATACACATGATTGCTGGGTTGGGATTTGAGTGGGGATTGCAACCTATATTAGATGCTGGAGTAACAGTTAATTTCCGTGACATCAATGGTTGGACTGCTCTACACTGGGCTGCACGGTTTGGGAG GGAAAAAATGGTTGCTGCACTCATAGCATCTGGTGCATCAGCTGGAGCAGTTACTGATGCTACTAAACAAGATCCTATTGGTCAGAGCCCTGCAGATATTGCTGCTGTATGCGGACACAAAGGACTTGCAGGTTATCTTTCAGAAGTGGCACTCACTACCCATCTTTCCTCCCTTACATTGGAAAAAAGCGAACTTGCTAAAGGAGCTGCTGAGGTGGAAGCAGAAAGAACCATTGGGGGCATCTCTGAAACAGGTGCCACTACAAACGAGGAGGATCAGCTTTCGCTGAATGACACATTAGCTGCAGCCCGTAATGCTACTCAAGCTGCTGCGCGTATTCAAGCTGCATTCCGGGCACATTCCTTCAGGAAGAGACAGCAGAGAGAAGCcgaagcagcagcagcagcagtagcTGCTGCTGCTGCCACCGGAGATGAATATAGTATCCTTTCAAACGACATCCAAGGTCTTTCAGCTGCATCAAAGCTAGCATTCCGTAACTCACGCGATTACAACTCTGCAGCTTTAGCCATTCAAAAGAAATATCGAGGATGGAAAGGGCGGAAGGACTTCCTTGCATTCCGTCAGAAAGTAGTGAAGATACAG GCTCATGTACGAGGCTATCAGGTTAGAAAGGAATATAGGGTATGTTGGGCAACCGGGATTCTAGAGAAGGTAGTACTGAGGTGGCGCAGGCGGGGAGTTGGTCTCCGAGGATTCCATCTAGAGATCGATGAAAGTGATGGTGAAGCCATTCTAAGAGTATTTCGCAAGCAGAAAGTGGATGCTGCCATTGATGAGGCAGTCTCCAGGGTTCTCTCCATGGTTGAATCTCAAGAGGCACGTAATCAGTACCGTCGCATTCTTGAAAAATACCGACAAGCTAAG